A section of the Pseudomonadota bacterium genome encodes:
- a CDS encoding mechanosensitive ion channel domain-containing protein — MNWEEWLPKIQQYGIEYGVLALKALAIFIVGRIAAGIIRKVADRLMKRGGMDDMLRKFIRNILYAIIMTFVIIAAISALGIQTASLVAVIGAAGLAVGLALQGSLANFAAGVLMIIFRPYKLGDLVNVASTEGFVEEVDVFTTVLRTPDKTKIIIPNGQIMSEQIINYTESELRRMELVVGIGYSDDIEKAREAIIAAIKDDQYVVKDPEPKVSVAELGDSSVNLAVRPWVRSAEYAPASHHLNEVVKKALDAAGVNIPFPQRDVHVFNHNS, encoded by the coding sequence ATGAACTGGGAAGAGTGGTTACCGAAGATTCAGCAGTATGGCATCGAGTATGGCGTATTGGCACTCAAAGCACTTGCTATATTTATCGTCGGCCGAATCGCGGCCGGCATTATTCGCAAAGTCGCCGATCGCCTCATGAAGCGCGGCGGTATGGACGACATGTTGCGCAAGTTTATTCGCAATATTTTGTACGCCATCATCATGACGTTTGTCATTATCGCCGCAATCAGTGCGCTCGGCATCCAAACAGCGTCTTTGGTGGCCGTGATCGGTGCCGCTGGCTTGGCTGTTGGCTTAGCGCTCCAGGGTTCATTGGCCAATTTCGCGGCGGGCGTGTTAATGATTATCTTCCGGCCGTACAAGCTTGGTGACTTGGTCAACGTGGCCAGCACCGAAGGGTTTGTCGAAGAGGTGGATGTGTTTACCACGGTGTTACGTACGCCGGACAAAACGAAAATCATCATTCCCAACGGCCAAATCATGTCGGAGCAAATCATCAACTACACTGAGTCCGAACTGCGACGCATGGAATTGGTCGTCGGTATTGGCTACAGCGATGACATTGAGAAAGCCCGCGAAGCGATCATCGCGGCGATCAAGGACGATCAGTACGTCGTTAAAGACCCAGAGCCCAAGGTGAGCGTGGCCGAACTTGGCGACAGCTCGGTCAATCTTGCGGTACGTCCGTGGGTGCGCTCGGCCGAATACGCGCCAGCCTCGCATCACCTCAATGAAGTGGTGAAGAAGGCATTGGATGCGGCGGGCGTGAACATTCCGTTCCCGCAACGTGACGTGCACGTGTTTAATCACAACAGTTAG
- a CDS encoding alpha/beta hydrolase has product MPNSAATREAEYGLRPPPRLYQYGEARAPFEALTLFPAAPWLLTMPGGDGREVMFVPGFLASDASTWALRNYLDYLGYTTLPWSQGRNKGQPEEDARRLLDHIESVRRPDEPITLVGWSLGGVIAREVARLAPDSVREVITYGTPIEGGPKYTSTAELYEGRRNLDLDALEDYIHSVNSHGISQPLTVIYSKSDGIVGWRAAIDRYNPQARHVRVAGSHIGMGTNPLVWRAIAKALHRSGNR; this is encoded by the coding sequence ATGCCGAACTCTGCCGCCACACGCGAAGCCGAATATGGACTCAGACCACCACCGCGCCTGTATCAGTATGGCGAGGCCCGCGCCCCTTTTGAGGCCTTAACGTTGTTTCCAGCCGCACCTTGGTTGCTGACGATGCCGGGCGGTGACGGCCGCGAAGTGATGTTTGTTCCGGGTTTCTTAGCCAGCGACGCATCCACCTGGGCGCTTCGCAACTATCTCGACTACTTGGGTTACACCACACTGCCTTGGTCGCAGGGTCGCAACAAAGGACAACCCGAAGAAGACGCCCGCCGGTTACTCGATCATATTGAATCAGTTCGCCGCCCCGATGAGCCGATTACGTTGGTGGGTTGGAGTTTAGGCGGTGTGATTGCACGCGAAGTCGCGCGTCTTGCACCCGACTCGGTGCGCGAGGTCATTACCTACGGAACACCCATTGAAGGCGGACCGAAGTACACCTCAACCGCAGAACTGTATGAGGGCCGACGCAACCTGGATCTCGACGCACTTGAAGACTATATCCACAGCGTCAACAGTCACGGCATCAGTCAGCCGCTCACTGTGATCTACAGCAAATCAGATGGCATCGTCGGGTGGCGGGCGGCCATAGATCGCTACAATCCCCAAGCACGCCACGTGCGGGTCGCAGGCTCACATATCGGCATGGGCACCAATCCGCTGGTTTGGCGCGCGATCGCCAAAGCGTTGCATCGATCCGGTAACCGCTAA
- a CDS encoding PEP-CTERM sorting domain-containing protein, with translation MFNKSKKLLAALIVSFALAPMSQAALSSYSQDFESLDDTDGGALAGDGWLVFANVFDAGGGYLYGYGPNPAPNGGPAFSAVAVGQGGAAQGNQQMVVYSDYNNGDHGNGNLIEANVFQEQIIGAGDVGSTWEFSFDAQVNDLAAPTTSLAFIKTLDPNAGFALSSFLIIDTTNVAAWNSYTISILINSGLQGHILQFGFASTATNFNASGVFYDNVNFSQVPVPAAVWLFGSALLGLFATRRRA, from the coding sequence ATGTTCAACAAGAGCAAGAAACTACTTGCCGCACTCATCGTAAGCTTTGCGCTAGCACCGATGAGTCAGGCAGCGCTGTCGAGCTACAGCCAGGACTTTGAGAGCCTGGATGACACCGATGGCGGCGCGTTGGCTGGCGATGGCTGGCTGGTATTTGCCAACGTCTTCGATGCCGGCGGTGGCTATCTGTACGGCTACGGCCCCAACCCGGCACCCAATGGCGGTCCGGCTTTCTCGGCTGTTGCGGTCGGCCAAGGCGGTGCTGCACAAGGTAATCAGCAGATGGTGGTCTACAGTGACTACAATAATGGTGATCACGGCAATGGCAACTTGATTGAAGCCAATGTCTTCCAAGAGCAGATCATTGGTGCCGGCGACGTTGGCTCAACGTGGGAGTTTTCGTTTGACGCCCAGGTGAACGACCTGGCCGCACCCACCACATCACTCGCGTTCATCAAGACGCTCGATCCGAACGCGGGCTTTGCGCTGAGCAGCTTCTTGATCATCGACACCACGAATGTCGCAGCTTGGAACAGCTACACGATCTCGATTCTGATCAACAGCGGTCTACAAGGCCACATTCTGCAGTTCGGTTTTGCCAGCACGGCAACCAACTTCAACGCATCCGGCGTGTTCTACGACAACGTGAACTTCAGCCAGGTGCCTGTGCCAGCTGCTGTGTGGCTGTTCGGTTCCGCGCTGCTGGGCTTGTTCGCTACGCGACGCCGCGCCTAA
- a CDS encoding family 16 glycosylhydrolase, giving the protein MKHSTLPPFGQPLVQTLCLVLLAVMTGSAQANCAFDPDCPLVWADEFDGTELDQTKWSYMIGNGQLYGIPGWGNNELQYYTSVNDTVADGVLTITAKNDGFAGYNYTSTRIRSLNKGDFTYGRIEMRAKLPTGQGMWPAFWMLPSANAYGTWAASGEIDIMEQTGDQPDRVFGTIHYGGMFPENVFTGNATNLPAGTATDFHTYAVEWQAGEMRWYIDDVLYATQNAWYTTNGNFPAPFDVDFHMLLNLAVGGNLPGPPDGSTVFPMEYVIDYVRVYELPAEVPTSPDLVFDDLEHGDPFGNDWFSFNGSVGGGGLNASSSNVPPIVGGEFAIQVGYGTGGSSGFAGGIGRNMPLDLSGMSRFSFWIDPLANQSYTIELNFLDDDDNDQTVMNPPDGADDEFQFNCVVSPTGPCAVAGGGWQEVVIELDQLFDDNSYHWGGNGSFDPYVATNGPLTGVVMTFNTTGSNINFSTDLWKFSSAADTDEDGVLDSVDNCTAVANVSQRDTDGDGFGNDCDPDLNNDNIVNFLDLSLFSGVFLGDSEDADFNGDGAVNFFDLVIMQGYFFNPPGPAAGQ; this is encoded by the coding sequence ATGAAACACTCGACCTTGCCGCCCTTCGGGCAACCACTCGTACAGACGTTGTGTCTTGTCCTTCTGGCGGTGATGACCGGCAGCGCTCAGGCAAACTGCGCATTCGATCCCGACTGCCCGTTGGTGTGGGCGGATGAATTTGATGGCACCGAACTCGATCAAACGAAGTGGAGCTACATGATCGGAAATGGCCAACTCTACGGTATTCCCGGGTGGGGCAATAACGAGCTGCAGTACTACACCAGTGTTAACGACACGGTGGCCGATGGCGTGCTGACGATCACCGCCAAAAACGACGGCTTCGCGGGCTATAACTACACATCGACTCGCATTCGTTCGTTGAACAAAGGCGATTTTACGTACGGCCGGATTGAAATGCGTGCCAAGTTGCCGACTGGGCAGGGCATGTGGCCAGCGTTTTGGATGTTGCCATCCGCGAATGCCTACGGCACTTGGGCGGCCAGCGGTGAAATCGACATCATGGAACAAACCGGCGATCAACCCGATCGCGTGTTTGGCACGATTCACTACGGCGGTATGTTTCCCGAAAACGTGTTTACCGGTAACGCCACTAATTTGCCGGCAGGAACGGCCACCGACTTTCACACCTACGCGGTGGAGTGGCAGGCCGGAGAAATGCGTTGGTACATCGACGATGTGCTCTATGCAACGCAAAATGCGTGGTATACAACCAACGGCAATTTCCCAGCGCCGTTTGATGTCGACTTTCATATGTTGCTGAATCTGGCGGTGGGCGGGAATTTGCCGGGCCCGCCTGATGGCAGCACGGTGTTTCCGATGGAATACGTGATCGACTACGTGCGCGTGTATGAGCTGCCTGCCGAAGTGCCTACCTCACCGGATTTGGTCTTTGACGATCTGGAACACGGCGATCCATTTGGTAATGATTGGTTCAGTTTCAATGGCTCGGTTGGCGGAGGTGGATTGAATGCCTCGAGTTCAAACGTGCCACCGATTGTCGGTGGCGAATTCGCGATCCAAGTAGGCTATGGCACTGGTGGCTCATCCGGTTTCGCCGGGGGCATTGGCCGCAACATGCCGCTCGATTTGTCGGGTATGAGTCGCTTCAGTTTCTGGATTGATCCGCTCGCGAATCAGTCTTACACGATCGAACTCAATTTTCTGGATGACGACGACAACGACCAAACCGTCATGAACCCGCCCGATGGGGCGGACGACGAGTTTCAGTTTAACTGCGTCGTGAGTCCGACCGGGCCCTGCGCCGTTGCTGGCGGTGGCTGGCAGGAAGTGGTGATCGAACTCGATCAGCTGTTCGATGACAACAGTTATCACTGGGGTGGTAACGGCAGTTTTGACCCGTATGTGGCGACTAATGGCCCGCTCACGGGTGTGGTCATGACCTTCAATACAACCGGTTCGAATATTAATTTCTCAACGGATCTTTGGAAGTTCTCGTCCGCCGCCGATACCGATGAGGACGGTGTGCTCGACAGCGTCGACAACTGCACGGCTGTGGCCAATGTCAGTCAGCGCGACACGGATGGTGACGGTTTTGGCAATGACTGTGATCCGGATTTGAACAACGATAACATCGTCAACTTTCTTGATTTGTCGTTGTTCAGCGGCGTGTTCCTCGGCGACAGTGAGGATGCGGACTTTAATGGTGACGGCGCGGTGAACTTTTTTGATCTGGTGATCATGCAGGGGTACTTCTTCAATCCACCCGGACCCGCAGCCGGTCAATAG
- a CDS encoding LacI family DNA-binding transcriptional regulator: MAKSNIHDVAKRAGVSIKTVSRVINNEPNVRENTRAAVQQAVDELNYRPKASARSLKGRRSYLVGLLYDNPSSSYVANIQQGVIDETRRRGYDLVIHPCSYLNPGLCDEVEELVRHADADGLILTPPLSDDITLMNKLDELNTAYVRIAAVTPKQGTLRVTTNDRDAVADLTRYLASLGHQRIAFIIGHPDHKAVANRYLGYQDGLTSCGIELDESLIIQGNNSFESGEECARKLLLKTQRPTAIIASNDDMATGVLRVSHEMKLNLPDELSVAGFDDIPMASQVWPSLTTVKQPVKRMGERATALLLDQLHGRATDVQSESIDSYLVLRESTGSVGPR; encoded by the coding sequence GTGGCAAAAAGTAATATTCACGACGTTGCCAAACGGGCGGGTGTCTCGATTAAGACCGTATCCCGCGTGATCAATAATGAACCCAATGTGCGGGAAAACACGCGCGCCGCGGTGCAGCAGGCTGTCGACGAGCTCAACTATCGACCCAAGGCCTCCGCGCGTAGCCTAAAAGGCCGTCGCTCATACTTGGTGGGATTGCTCTATGACAACCCGAGCTCGAGCTACGTTGCCAACATTCAGCAGGGTGTTATCGATGAAACGCGGCGTCGTGGCTACGACCTGGTTATCCATCCTTGTAGTTACTTAAACCCCGGACTGTGTGACGAAGTAGAAGAACTCGTACGTCACGCGGATGCGGACGGCCTTATTCTTACGCCGCCGTTGTCCGACGACATTACGCTCATGAACAAGCTCGACGAACTCAACACGGCGTATGTGCGTATTGCCGCCGTCACACCCAAACAAGGAACTCTGCGAGTCACCACCAACGATCGCGACGCGGTGGCCGATCTCACCCGGTATCTGGCGTCACTGGGTCATCAACGAATTGCGTTCATAATCGGCCACCCCGATCACAAGGCGGTCGCCAATCGCTATCTCGGTTATCAAGACGGCCTCACGTCATGTGGTATCGAGCTCGATGAATCGTTGATCATTCAAGGCAATAACAGTTTTGAGTCCGGCGAAGAGTGTGCGCGCAAACTGCTATTAAAAACTCAACGGCCAACGGCCATCATCGCCAGCAACGACGATATGGCGACCGGCGTTTTACGCGTCTCTCACGAAATGAAGCTCAATCTTCCCGATGAACTCTCTGTCGCCGGTTTTGACGATATTCCCATGGCGAGTCAGGTGTGGCCGTCGCTTACAACGGTTAAACAACCGGTCAAACGCATGGGCGAGCGCGCGACAGCGCTGTTGCTTGATCAGCTTCACGGTCGCGCTACGGATGTGCAGTCTGAGTCGATCGACTCGTATCTTGTGCTCAGAGAATCAACCGGTAGTGTCGGACCACGCTAA
- the glk gene encoding glucokinase: MTERTSQTPLHAGPISEYSPEYSRFVADIGGTHARFALVAESPESGRGALVDIKVFKCADFDGPAETVIAYRNYLGRNLPDRACIAAAGPVDDGTVQFTNLNWTLSAQELQKTLNLKKLEIVNDFTAVAHAITQLSADETRVLHEGVRTGVRKVVVGAGTGLGVAAMTEVEGEPHIIDSEGGHARFAPASRRERELLKVLSRRHDFVSMEMLLAGPGIPLIHQALSQMNGRPYSPMTAEAITSQAREGAQADCEETIELYLHILAAYCTNLAITFCARGGLYLSGNILRSIEPLFSQERFVNRFLNAGAMSDLVAQTPVSLVLVKDPGLYGAAFCRIE, from the coding sequence ATGACCGAACGCACATCCCAGACACCCTTGCATGCAGGCCCGATCAGCGAATACTCGCCCGAATATTCGCGTTTTGTTGCCGATATCGGCGGCACGCACGCCCGTTTTGCTTTGGTGGCCGAATCACCAGAGTCAGGGCGGGGCGCGCTGGTCGACATCAAAGTATTCAAATGCGCCGATTTTGACGGTCCGGCTGAAACGGTTATCGCCTATCGCAATTATCTGGGCCGCAATCTCCCCGATCGCGCTTGTATTGCGGCGGCGGGACCGGTCGACGATGGCACCGTGCAGTTCACCAATCTGAACTGGACGCTGTCGGCGCAAGAGCTGCAAAAAACGCTCAACCTCAAAAAGCTCGAAATTGTTAACGACTTCACAGCCGTTGCGCATGCCATTACGCAGCTGTCAGCGGATGAAACACGCGTTTTGCATGAGGGTGTGCGAACAGGCGTCCGCAAGGTGGTGGTTGGCGCGGGTACTGGATTGGGTGTGGCGGCGATGACGGAAGTGGAGGGCGAGCCGCATATCATCGACAGTGAAGGTGGCCATGCGCGCTTTGCGCCGGCGAGTCGCCGCGAGCGTGAATTACTCAAGGTATTGAGTCGTCGCCATGATTTCGTGTCGATGGAAATGTTGCTCGCGGGGCCAGGAATCCCGCTGATCCATCAGGCGCTGTCACAAATGAATGGCCGTCCGTATTCGCCGATGACCGCCGAAGCCATTACGTCACAGGCTCGCGAGGGCGCCCAAGCCGATTGCGAAGAAACCATCGAGCTCTATCTTCACATTTTGGCGGCTTACTGTACCAACCTTGCCATCACGTTTTGTGCTCGTGGTGGTCTTTATCTCAGCGGCAACATCCTGCGCTCGATTGAGCCCTTATTTTCGCAAGAACGATTCGTCAATCGATTTCTCAACGCAGGCGCGATGTCGGACCTTGTTGCACAAACACCGGTCTCACTCGTGCTCGTTAAAGACCCGGGTCTGTACGGCGCGGCTTTCTGCCGCATTGAGTAG